The Erigeron canadensis isolate Cc75 chromosome 1, C_canadensis_v1, whole genome shotgun sequence genome segment CTCTATTTTATATTAACATAATTCTAATTGAAGGAGTAACCTGACAAGAATTTTCCAGTTTAGGTTGCCTGAAAAgagcaaatatttttttattcagaTTATACGCAGCCTAACCGAGGTATATCATGGTCGTTTTGTAAACCTTTCCTGCCACCCGCAAGTTAACAGCAAGGTTTGAACTGAGAACTCTTTTAAGCTTGTTAGTATAGCATTACGTATATTGCAGTAGCCAACTATTTCAACCAATATAATGAAATAACTAAAGAATGTATTATGCTGTTAATGGTGATATGTCTAACTGGTAGACGCTTGGTATGCCAGGAGTGAAGTCATTAAAACGACTTTCCCACCCACACATGGTTACCTTTGATAAAACGACTTCTTCCAACAACACCAACAAAACAACAAATCTTGGGTCTTGTGGTGATGCATCGGATGAGGTTTAAAACCTAGTTACAATTGAAATACCCAAATTAGAGCCCCTAGAAGTAAAATCGTACTTTCAGAAGATACCAACACATGCAACTGCTACATGATCAAACTTGGCTTAATCAATGCTTAACGAGAGGCACCAAACAAACCTAGACAATACCTTTTTCCTGTATATGCAAATCTAATTACAAATGATAATAGTGACTGCTTTTAAGACTTTTTAGTTTATCTaagatttttctttttgaacgaTAATTTTATTACAATACCTACATTacttttcaattattttaattacGTCAATTCAAAATTCTTCAAAACAACCATAGTAAGTTCATCACTATACAAATTTTGGTAAATGtaatataaaatgacaaaataactttatataaataacatTTGGGGTAGGTTAACAACTTTACAACTTTTGGCAAATATCGTAAAAACCAGAAGACTAAAAACAAATTCATATAAATAACATCTGGAGTAGGTTATTAACTTTACGACTTTTGCCGAAATGTAAAAACCAAAATGACAAAAAACAACTTTATACCATAACAATATTTTCTCACAATTCAACATTTCAATAATACCAATCTCATTTCAATTTAGTATTTACACAAGAAACCTATTACAAAACCTTGGCAACATAGTCAACTACTTTCGTGACAAATTAAATTCAAACACAAAAACATCCCACTAAACTtaactatcaacacatataaaCAATCAGACATTGATAACTCCTTTTCCTTTACACTATACataaaaaacacaataaatGTTACAAGACACATAATATACTAACAATtaacaatttattattataatttaataaggGTGAACATTTTTGCTTAAGCCACCATGTACATTAGTAAAGAACCCCATCAATTCCGGGCGGTAAGGCAAGTAGGATTTCCGGCGTTCTTCTTCCGTGTGTCCGCCTCTGCTTCTCATGTAAGCCCCGTGTGCCGAAATCGTCGTCTTTTTAACAACTTTAGGCCCCTTCCGTGCTGATCCATTTCCGTTATTATTAACCTTGACAAAAGTCCCGTGACGACTTCCATGATCATCCCCATGACTAACAACCGCCTTTGTTGTAGACAATGATGCCGATGAAGACGACGTCGTTTTATGATCATTAGAGGAGTGTTTGAGAAACACAAAAGCGTCACGACCATCACTATTGCTTCTATGAACTTTTTCTCTTAATCTCCATAGTTTTGAGAATCCAGTAGAATTACTTTTTTTACTGAGGCCGTTTTGATCATGATTATGTGATGAATTATTATTACTAGTTGATGACCATTCGCAATATGGACCCGCAACAGCTTCTTCGTGATCATCCAACTTTTTAGATGACGACGACTCGGATCCTCCTCGAGGAGGCATCTCGGTAAAAACTCTATTTACCGGGGGTTGGAaaggtaaatatttttgatgatcATGAACTTGTTCAAGTTCATATTCAGTGCCATCTAATAACAACTTTTGATCAAATAACGGGAAATTTTGACCCTCTTCAAACGCGTAAATACCACCCGGCGATGAATTATTTTCATCATCGCCTATAAACACGAAagtaaaatcatcatcatcatcattttcgtCATCATCGCGATGTTCATTTTCATGATGCGTCGCACCAATATCCGCATTATTATCATTGAAGTCTAGCTTGTGTAATTCTTGGCTAAGTATATTGTCCACTGCGACGTCTTCTTTAAGTGGATCGTTGTTGTGACGATCTGTATCCGAACTCATATCCATCTGTATTTGTATCTGTATCGGTATCGGTATTTTTTGATGTCCAATCAAAAAGGTTAACTAAATTTCAGATCCAAGATATATGAaacaaaatttgttaaaaaagttattgAGGAGTGAAAATTAGTTAAAAATGTGAGAAATGATTGTGAGAAATACGGAAGTGGTTGTATATATAGAAAGGTATGGGAGTCAAAGTTGGGTTTCATTCACTATGGTATGGTTTGCCCAAATATTTGAATTGACTTTTATGGTTtactatgtattttttttttgttctagGTTTTTATCTTTGAATTTTAGGGGGTGTTTCTGGGAGTAAAGGTAAACTGTAAGGGGGGAATATGATAGTTTAAAGGTTTAACGCGTTCTAGAATATAGAAATCAGATCGAGAAATAGTCATGTTTCGTCGAGCCTTAAAATTCTTGATGAACAAGAAATTTGTTCAATAATGAACGgttagtaataaaaataaaaaagatattaatatgagcattttttttaataaaaaataaataaatcaagaacatgtatttaatatatacttCATTTCATAATTTGTTAAATTACATCATGATAGTGACCGCCATCCTTTTCTTAATTGCTAAATCTTATTCTACTAAAAATGAACCCCTGTCCTTTTGGAGTCGAAAAAATGGGGTTATTAATCTATTCAACTATCATCtatattatagataaagattttgaattctCTTAATTAACACTTGTATCTCGTGTGAACAAGTTAGGTATCCTTTACAAATACCCATGTCCCAAACATTTTTATATTGTTGAATTACATATTTGATAGACAAGCTATAAAAATATTACTCAATGTTATCTACTCTAGTAGTTGAAACATTATACATGTGCATTAATGCTATTTGAAAAGTTTAAATAAcacaaattattaaataaacacTACATTAGATCTCACCATCTACCATATTTATTGGGTCAATAATAACTTCACTTCTAAAATAAGATATTTTATTCATGAAAATCGTGATCCAATATGAATTCTTTAGTTGGTTAAAAATGACAGATGaccaattttatatttttggtccTTATAGAGAAAATTGTAATGTTTATGAAACTACAAGGGGTGGTCGTGGTTGTAATTGAAAAGTTTGACGAATTCAAGATTTCGAACCCGTGATTCGTGTCTTGCAAACAAAGGTCGAAGCTCTCGGTTGGTGGTGAGGTGCACGTGTAATTCAGAATTATACATGCGTCATGCCTCGTCTTTGAATTTAAACCAACATTCATCTAGTAGGTTTGACAATTTATGgttttttaaagtatatattcaTAGCAAGTCATCATGGATACAAATGTCAATTCCAACTCGTGCGGGGGTGCTTTTTTTCAAGCTTTCATTAGTCATTAGTCATTAGTCATTACATCGATCAAACCACTGTTAAGGTGGTCCATAAATATATAGTGCCAATTGGGTTTAGCTTGATTGGTATCGAGGCAAATGACAAGAGATCTTGTTTTTTTAGACCAAAATTCGATTATTGAGTCAAACAGGTTGTATAAATAATTTCTTGTTGTGTCTTTCAGCAAACGGGTTATTAGGTTTTTCCCGGACCTGACTTGAGCCGCCTAAAACTATCATTATTGGTGAGCTCAAATTGGAATTGtggaataaaaaaataataaaatcaaaatattctTCTCAAACTCCAACAATCTAGACTAAGAAACAATCTCATATTGTAACACCAATCTTGTATTCCTTAACAGTGgaaacttttattatattttattatatatattagttatgaactttattagttttttttttaatatcttacTTTCCATAACtttttgtaaaattataaaaacatgatattctttatttttctgttaCGAacattttggtacaaattttattaaaaacagagttagttgaaaaaatgttttttttatataataatatttgatttagatttttgaaacaaaataagAACATTACTTTAGTGGTTCTATCTAAttttacttgtaaatatttattatctttTCATTAATCTGTTACTCTAatctacttttttataaaagtaattaatttattttagtttataagaaatatttttaatatgataaaataataaattatcttaatataataaaaaattggtTTAGGTTGGGTTGTGAATGAGAGTAAAAATTTGAGTTAGATTGAGTTGTATAggtggaagagagagaaattaaTTTTTAGTTGAAGATTGAGTTggattggttcactgatgtggGTAGTCTAAAGGGTATATGTGCGGCTGGATTGACCAAATTTGCGGTGACAATTCACCTATATGTCACTTTATACGGAATATCTAGAATATCTAGACAATTTTGTTAGTTGGTCATTCAAAGGAGGTCGATGAATAAATGTCAGTGATATTTTTCAGGAGGTTCAGACATGTTtagataatatttttaaatatgatcaaataaatatagagtttaaaaaaaattaagttgatccggtaaaaataaatgtttgaaagaaagaaatatcTTTTCCACTTACCCATAATACTTACATACTTAATTTTATAAGTGGCAATTAAGATAGTGATCATCATTAGGTTTGTCATAGTTTATTCTTTATACATTTTCAATGTAACATGGTGTTTCTTTTAACTTAAAACGTTTATGATGGTATGCACTCATACACACAACAGGCACTATCAAGTTTagttgataaaatatatataataaatcatgATTATAATAAACAGCAAGTATCACACTTATTCAATGTCGAGATATATAATAAGGTAACAACGACTCaacaagaataataatattACTTGATGCGTCAGAGGTGATGTGTTATAAATTATCATTGATGTCAACTGTATTGGTTGGAAATTTCACAATAATAACGTGATCTTTCATACTTTAGTACAACTGATCACACATGGTTCTTTGTTTTGATAGATCGATGATTTTATTGATACCCTTCATATGTCCAAATTTGATTCGATTCGCCCTTTGCAATCATgcttttagtgttttttttttaatacttatcTAAATATCAATAGTATGTgtcttatatgtttttatatccATCACCTTATTTCTCGACTAttccatattatattattaatcttCAACAATCCATGATTCTCAACCACCATCAAAGTAGCTTAGTAGTTAAAAGTAGACATGCCATCGCAGTGGCGGCGGCTTCAAGTTTTTGGAGACTTCTTTTTTTACTGACTCGGTTTAATTTTTGGAGACTTCAAACGAGAGCAATTCTGGGGCCTACTTCATtacaatataaattaaagtaaataataattaaaaaaaaagtagctcaACTTTTGTTATtaaactattaataataaaaaaaaatgcagcTGTTAGTGCAAAAATCAATAAGGGTGTTACTACAATGCAagttatataatgatacttagttcaaaatccaaacatcaagtctaatatataatatattgagGCCTTAGAAATTTTGGGGCCTAAAGCGATCGCCTAGTCCTATAAAAATACTGTTGAACCACCTTTGTGCCATCGTAAAAATTCTCAGATTTAGATCATATCATACTATATAATATCTTGGGTTTGATAGGCGGGATATGATCAGAAATCGTCACAAAACTCTGCGAATAGCCTGTGTATTGTGTATGTGTGAATTAACAGATTCGATCTCTTCgaatagaaaaagaaaactctACCATGTTGTCTTAATAAGTTGCCCCTTCTCAAAATGTCTGTAAGGTTTAAATAATTATGAATTCAAAAGACAACCATTTGTATAGATATGATtcaaataacaagaatatgaaATTGCGACTTTCAATCGCAATCTTTGAAACCCACAAGTGTGTTTTCATCCATTTAActcataatgataatgatagagAAATGTAAAACATTTTCAAACTCATAgtaatattttcattattatgtTTGTCAAAAGTGGATTGCGTGGTCTTGAAggaatttcttttctttcatacAAAGTAATAACAAGGCAACTACGATTGGCcaagtttattaaaaatattatttgacCTTCTAGAACATTAATTTCATTGACATTTGGCATAAAGGTTTTCTCAGGCAACTATAATAGTAttaattatttagttaattcggatattttcatattttttaaatatgaatttcGTTTGAAATTTTGTGATTCTACAGGTTTAATATACATTGTCTAAAagatttaaaatcttttaactaCCATTCTACCAAGAATCCAAACATAGGATATTGTCAACTGTTAAGGATGTGTAAAATTTTTATCAGCTCAGAATTTGTTGCTGGGCTTGTTTTGGGCTTCTTTTTGGGCTTAAGGAAGGTTATATGTAACTTAACTTAAGCTCGTTACAAAAGGCTTCCGGAGTTCCGGTGATCAGGTGATATACACTTGAAAATTTCTATTTTCATTTCTCACTAGCTATAAAATTGAAATGTAGGCATTCAAGGTCATTTTATTTTCGAATTCATAAAGTAACAAATGTGGCAGTGGAACACAATGGTCTGTTACCCTTTTTTACGGTAAAAATAATCGCGAACTATCTAAAGGGTGATGTCCATAAACCAACATCAAGTGTTGTTATgctgtataataataatatgaaacatGTGATGAGGCAAGTCCAAAAAAGTGGTATGCGGGTACTTAATTCAAACGGCCATACTTTTTGATCCGTGGGTTTCAATTCGGAACTCAAATATATGTTGTTAGGCATGGGTATAATTTCCACATAAGTGATGTATCTATTAATCATTTAACCCATATATATTGacttagaaaagaaaaacaagttaATAAATTTGAGCGTTGAATGTGCAATATCGGAAGTCGACGTATAATCATGAATGTGGTAGTTGATAAAGTAAAAGAAAGACATCATTTTgccagggaaaaaaaaaaaaactagaatcTAATTATACAATTGACTTCATTTAAGAAAGTTTTTGTATATGTTGTTCTCCTATCACTTTCACTATCTCTAATTCTCTAACTAAATATCCTTTCATTAGAATGTAGGAAAATTAGAATCTCCAATTCATCGTCCAACAACTTTTCAATTGATCCAGGCATCCATCCTTGGCTCAATTCTTCCGTCTTTCGCCAATGTGCTTCTGAAACACAAAATACAACGTTAGCTCAACCAATATGACATAACATCTTTTCTAATGTAAGATAAAGGAGGGGGGGTGGTCATATTCCTTAAATGCAGAAGTTTAGAAGTTATGTCCAAGCATTGTCCCTCAAGTTTAAATGGAACAAGTTGAATGTTGTCACTAAGGAAGAGGACTTTCTTGTATAGGTTACCCGAAAGGGCTAAATCTGGTTTACTAAGATGTACGGGCAGCCTAATCAGGGATATTACATGACCGCATCTGAACCCTTTCCTGCTAAGTTCAAACCCGAGACCTCTTTTAGGACATCAAGATGTTAAAATCACTAGTCTATACTACCTTGGAGGTGGTTGAGTAGAACCTTATACTCCTTCCATTTATAAATATTGTAGATTTAGTAACCTTCTTCCATATTGTTACCATAACAACTATGTAGATTTAGTAATCATAATTACAAGCTATGTGACCTAACTATGTTACCTAACCCGTCGATCGTTTCTTGCAAAACTCACAAAAGCAAGACCTTGATAGGTTAAACTAGTGGAAGTCGAATTAAAGCTAGTAAAGCATACCTTTCTCATCGTAAGCCTTGAACGATCGCCCTTAGGACATCATCTCCAGCTATTGACCTTAAAGTCCTTATAAATTCGGACCTTGAAATCTTATTTTTCTGCAAAATAGTATATGACAATTATTGATTAAACTGATCACCAATAACCACTGTTAGAGTTAAAGGTGGAAAAACTTAGCTAGTATGTTCAGATTTATACAGGaatttttatgataattaaCATAGGAAAATTTAATAAGAGCCATTAACTAATAAGTAAACATGTAGGAGCCATTAACTAATAAGAAAACTTATGACAATTAACATaggaaaatttaattaaaaattagataTTTTTATACTAAGATAACCATGGTTATTAAGATCTAGATCTTGATCTTAAAAGTGTAATAGTTCACAATTTTATCCTACAGTCTAGATATGCTTGTGATCTTTGAATGAATAAGATCTGCTAACCAACAGCTACCTAAATTTCCTTATAAAGTTTATCAAAGTCAGATTCTGATCCGATCTTAAGATTCTGATTTTGTAAAGACAAAAGTGATTGTAATAAGGAAATTTTAGTTACCTCCCTATCCCCTGTCAATGACACGATTGGGGTTTCGTTGCATTGACATAGTAAGGAAATTTTAACCAAATGCTACTTAGGAAACTAATAAACAAACCTTAATTATGATCTAGGCTAAGGAAACTAAATAAATGATAACAACTAACATTAGATAAACAGATAAGAGATGGAAAGATAAGTGAAAAACTTACAGAATAAGCATGATGAAATCGCTTTATCATGGACATCTTTGAAGAAGTCAAGTAGTTTGTAAGGTGCCTTATCAAACCATTAATGCTCATATTTGGTGAGGCTGGTATCCTTAAAGATCGCTCACCTACAACAAGATTTTGATCATTAATTACATGATAATCgagaaataaaatttaaaaataaaaataagtttatagTTGCAAAAGTTCGAATATGTACGTGCTTGCTGACCTGTTAGTGAATCTGCTCTAAAACTAACTATGTACACCGGAAGAATTTGTGTGTTCATGTAAGGTTCCCAAATGACATACTTTGTTGGTGATGAGAGATTATCCACACCCGAATTGTATTCCATTGAGCTTGGTTGGTCTTTTTGCGAACCATAAGAAACTATTTCGGACCTTCCTAAAATCACCCGACACAATAAGACATGCCTCAGGCCATCCGGATCGGGAAGGGACATTTTCGCGCTGCATTGATTATACCAAAATCAAGAAAGTTAATTAGTGTGAAGAAAATTACCATTagcatatatcatatcatatatatatatatatagcatgtatagccaatggggttggtggctcattggtaaggtcttcGACCTTGGGAGGATCTACCTGGATTCGAGTCTCATTGCTCACATTTGTGAGGAtggattaataggggtttttgAGAGTCTTAGTTTACAGGGGTGTAATTTAGGAGTTGAAGTAGAATGGAATGTCTAGCAtgtatatatctaaatatatgaaaacatatgcAATTTTGGGCTTCTTTGGAAGGGGCAAATTTCAAAGGTCATCATGTGTACTAAATACAATAGATTGTTAAGCAGCACTTGAATGGCACATTGAACAAGAACACAATAGATCACTAAATCTTTAGGAGACACTGATACTTTATTAATTTGGAAATTAGCTAGAATGGATTGAAGAACCGGATCTTTGCAACTTCAATTTTAGAACTCAACGGGTCTCTTATTAATATTGTTCATATATAGACTCTTGAAATTTCATTATATATGTAGTCTAAAACTATGGAACATGAATAAAGGAATTAAGTTAGCTATCAAGTCTTCCCCGAAATTCACAACTTAAATACCTGGTTTGGTCTGATCTTAAAATCCTATCATATATATGATTGATTTCTATTTGGTTTTCCTTCACATTTTGTGCACTAATTAATATTAACAAGTCGAGCCCAGCCATATATACGAGATCTTAATTGAGCTACAAAAaagtagctagctagcttgaaactataacaaacatatatatgtctTGCAAATTTCACTTTGAGCTAATTAATTTAAGCCAAGTAGCTCAAACATGAGATctcgattatatatatacgaagCCAATGTAGTACGagtataataaaacaaaaaaacaaaaaaaaaaaaacattaattagtAGTATTAACTAACCTTTCCATAGGAAGATTAGCCGGAGAGAGACAAACACCACGACCATACGACAACGTTGTGTTATCACACCGACGACGACCACGAAATCCATGCAACAAAATCTCACGAATCTCATCACGCGAACCACCAAACCAACCGTATTTCAAATTTGGGTCACCACCGTTATTACTCGCAACAGCAGCCACATATACTTTAAATACTTTCAAACGAGCTTCATCCATCACGTTGGCCTCGTAATCCTTCTTATCTATCCCAACAACTCTAGTATTCATAAATCCACTAATTAGAAAACTACTTTTTACAGCTTCATAATCTTTGTCACCTTCTTCTAGTTGTTTATGTCCTCCTGCCAAGTTTCGAGCCGTTCGGGGATTTCCGAGCACCGAACGACTCGAAACTTCGCTATCTGATtcagaatcatcatcatcatcatcatgaggTCGCACAATGAATTCTTCATTGTCTTCCACGACTGAAACTTGTTCTTCAGAATATATAACTCGATCCATTATTCctaattaagaatatatatatatatatatatataaaaagctaCGAGCTAGCTAGCTGAAAGAAATTGTCAAAAAGTTGATCGATCACAAGAAATCGGAATGTGATAATAATGggtaatatatatttgtatgaatatgtgttgtgtatatatataggcgTGTGGACTAATTGGTATGGgaataaattaaaactagaaGTTTTCTTGGAGAGGCCGTGTAGAAATGAAGATATACACGTCATACatgtgtttttaacttattCTCTGGAAACCgactttattattaaatttatagtATTTCCTATATTTATGGTCCACCGCCTTtctaaatacaattttttttatttctataaataCGAACATGCTGGTTTATATTAGTTATTGTTGCTTAATATAATTGATTTCCATCGTGGGTGTTACGTGTGTCTTttagtgttttatttttgtttatttattcttGAAAAGtgtttatctttttctttttttttctcttgtaCATATAATTATTAACTTGCGTGTTAAGTCTTTGATATAAACTATAATTCGCAAAAAGAGGAGGTCGGTTCCGGACACATTTTGttattaatcattatttataataggaaaatgataatgacagtctttaacaacatattacatgcttaaaaacttatacattatatattaaaaatcgtcccctgatttttctaacagtaaggtacaaattttaatacatcCAATTAGTTTTTATAGATAACTCTAaaggctgtcactaacaaaaccctttataataatatatggtACAACATTCAATTATTCAATGTTACAGTGGATTTATAAAATCAGAACATCGATCATAGAAATTGGTAaccataaattttaattttttgtatacTCAATATTTAATGATTCTTGTGTTACGACATAGAATATAGAGTTGACAAATCCTTGTaactttaatattttctttagttataattaataaataatcgTGGAATAACGATACTTTTCACAAGGTCCAATCATTTTCTTGCTTTTTATCCCGAGTCATTATCTTATAGATGACTTTTGTTGAGGATATGACTTCGTGTAATGAGTtaccaaatttatattttgagaTAGCTTAAAAACTAATGTCGCTATCTTATGTTTCTATGTGTCGTCTAATATTAGCTTTACCTTGCACGTGAAGGAACCACTAAATGAATTAATGTCAAACCGCATTGGTCTCCCACCTCCagtcactatatatatatttgtctttGTCGACGTTTCATGGAAAAAATCTCTATAGATAGGAGTGTTCATTCGGTCGGGTTTTGGGGGAATAGAGTTAGTCggtttgggttatttggttATCTAAGAATTAGTAAACCACCCAATACCCaatccatatatataatcaCCCAATCCAAACCATCCAAATAAAGTTCGGGTTATTTGGTCGATTTTTGgattacccaaaaaaaaactctttcaACTTTTActttagtatatttttttttagaacagcaatatattaaaaaagtacGGTATTTAGCAAAGCACTAGACACCATAAATAACATCGCCTAGAATAACatcaatattttgaaaaactttcaaaaccaaataaagCACACCCTCGATTATAAAACAAGAAGAGGGTTAAGGAACCAATCATCCTTACTTtagtatatttgaataatcatgcAATCCGAATGTCAATTTACaccattttatttatacatttgaGGTTATTCAACTAACTATAAGTTTCTAGATGTATAGAACAACGTATTTAAATAATTAGAGTCGTATAAATACCATTTACATTAGgttattatagtttttattaaacGTTAAATGCTTAATCGATTTTGGTTGGAccctaattaaaattttttaaaccaaaattaAACCGTTTAACAACTTACTTACTCGGTTttatccaaataatccaatcaAAATAGTACAAATGTCAAATGGATTTAGTAGGTTATTTGATTAATCCAAATAATATACAACATCATTGATTaatacatacttttttatatataatactaatttAACCTGATGAGAGaggaaattaaatatataacaaacttCATTCACTCCTACCCATAAGTCCCACATAGTAATGATATGAGCTAGATCGTGATTTTGCCCATCAAAAGTCGACCACCTCACTAGTGGTACCTATTGCTATTATTCTTACAATGACTTGTTCTCATGCATAGaagtaattttataaataaataatgcaAGTAACATTCAAATCCTTAAAACAAAGTTTAATGGTAAATATTTAGCCACTTGGTGGTATCAAGTTGGCAGCGGCACCATATTTTACACGTTCATTAATT includes the following:
- the LOC122597094 gene encoding probable inactive poly [ADP-ribose] polymerase SRO2, encoding MDRVIYSEEQVSVVEDNEEFIVRPHDDDDDDSESDSEVSSRSVLGNPRTARNLAGGHKQLEEGDKDYEAVKSSFLISGFMNTRVVGIDKKDYEANVMDEARLKVFKVYVAAVASNNGGDPNLKYGWFGGSRDEIREILLHGFRGRRRCDNTTLSYGRGVCLSPANLPMESAKMSLPDPDGLRHVLLCRVILGRSEIVSYGSQKDQPSSMEYNSGVDNLSSPTKYVIWEPYMNTQILPVYIVSFRADSLTGERSLRIPASPNMSINGLIRHLTNYLTSSKMSMIKRFHHAYSKNKISRSEFIRTLRSIAGDDVLRAIVQGLR
- the LOC122597104 gene encoding AP2/ERF domain-containing protein PFD0985w-like; the protein is MDMSSDTDRHNNDPLKEDVAVDNILSQELHKLDFNDNNADIGATHHENEHRDDDENDDDDDFTFVFIGDDENNSSPGGIYAFEEGQNFPLFDQKLLLDGTEYELEQVHDHQKYLPFQPPVNRVFTEMPPRGGSESSSSKKLDDHEEAVAGPYCEWSSTSNNNSSHNHDQNGLSKKSNSTGFSKLWRLREKVHRSNSDGRDAFVFLKHSSNDHKTTSSSSASLSTTKAVVSHGDDHGSRHGTFVKVNNNGNGSARKGPKVVKKTTISAHGAYMRSRGGHTEEERRKSYLPYRPELMGFFTNVHGGLSKNVHPY